The Pseudomonas triclosanedens genome has a window encoding:
- a CDS encoding ABC transporter ATP-binding protein — MNHSSSVEVRRVSKRYTDDPNVAPALNEVSVDIAHNEFFTLLGPSGCGKTTLLRSIAGFENVTCGDILVGGERVNDLPPYRRRINTVFQSYALFPHMSVSENIAFGLEMQGLARSEIPGRVKEMLALVQMEHLARRKPAELSGGQQQRVALARALAPKPSVLLLDEPLSALDLKLRKEMQVELKRVQEEAGITFIFVTHDQEEALTLSDRIAVMSHGNIMQIGTPNEIYERPTHRFVAQFIGDINFLPGQMRQGGFHPNAMAAEIPCELPAGLGSANVQLAFRPERSKLVDPSQPHHLRAVIETVMYVGTATLYRCRLPDASQITLRESNEGGRARDVGEAVAVHLPPQACLLMEV, encoded by the coding sequence ATGAATCACTCGTCGTCAGTCGAGGTGCGTCGGGTCAGCAAGCGCTATACCGACGATCCCAACGTCGCTCCTGCTCTCAACGAAGTCTCGGTGGACATTGCCCATAACGAGTTCTTCACCTTGCTGGGGCCGTCCGGCTGCGGCAAGACCACGCTGCTGCGCAGCATCGCCGGCTTCGAGAACGTCACCTGCGGCGACATCCTCGTCGGCGGCGAGCGGGTCAACGACCTGCCGCCGTACCGCCGCCGCATCAACACCGTGTTCCAGAGCTACGCCCTGTTCCCGCACATGTCGGTGAGCGAGAACATCGCCTTCGGCCTGGAGATGCAGGGCCTGGCGCGCAGCGAGATTCCCGGCCGGGTGAAGGAGATGCTGGCGCTGGTGCAGATGGAGCACCTGGCGCGACGCAAGCCGGCCGAGCTCTCCGGCGGCCAGCAGCAACGCGTGGCCCTGGCTCGCGCGCTGGCGCCCAAGCCCTCGGTGCTGCTGCTTGACGAGCCGTTGTCCGCGCTGGACTTGAAGCTGCGCAAGGAGATGCAGGTCGAGCTCAAGCGCGTGCAGGAAGAGGCGGGCATCACCTTCATCTTCGTCACCCACGACCAGGAGGAGGCGCTCACCCTGTCCGACCGGATTGCCGTGATGTCCCACGGCAACATCATGCAGATCGGCACGCCCAACGAGATCTACGAACGCCCGACGCATCGCTTCGTCGCGCAGTTCATCGGCGACATCAATTTCCTTCCCGGGCAGATGCGCCAGGGCGGCTTCCATCCCAACGCCATGGCGGCGGAAATCCCCTGCGAGCTGCCGGCGGGCCTGGGCAGTGCCAATGTGCAGCTGGCTTTCCGCCCGGAGCGCTCGAAGCTGGTGGACCCGTCCCAGCCGCATCACCTGCGCGCGGTGATCGAGACGGTGATGTACGTCGGCACCGCCACGCTCTACCGCTGCCGCCTGCCGGACGCCTCGCAGATCACTCTGCGGGAGAGCAACGAGGGCGGGCGCGCCCGTGACGTCGGCGAGGCCGTGGCGGTACACCTGCCGCCCCAGGCCTGCCTGTTGATGGAGGTCTGA
- a CDS encoding GntR family transcriptional regulator, with protein MTEKHPESTVERVYQGVYEAISKRSLRPGMKLGEAALAELFKVSRTSVRAALKQLEADGLVSTALNKGAWVSLPSDEEIRSLFETRRLIEIGIVSELCRRADSAIIQDLRDHVALENAAHDHDHAQFVQLLGEFHIKLAAALNNPVLLDFFRKLIERASLYATTLDDDQHGTCRENEHLRLIEYIEAGNQAAAIELTCMHLNGIEQAILKAAGNLKADYHPLKHLISS; from the coding sequence ATGACGGAGAAACACCCCGAGTCCACGGTGGAACGTGTCTACCAAGGGGTTTACGAGGCAATCAGCAAGCGCAGCCTGCGCCCGGGCATGAAGCTTGGCGAAGCCGCGCTGGCGGAATTGTTCAAGGTCAGCCGCACTTCGGTGCGCGCGGCGCTCAAGCAGTTGGAGGCGGACGGGCTGGTGTCCACCGCGCTCAACAAAGGTGCATGGGTATCGCTGCCCAGTGATGAGGAGATCCGCTCGCTGTTCGAAACCCGGCGGCTGATCGAGATCGGCATCGTCAGCGAACTCTGCCGCCGCGCCGACAGCGCGATCATCCAGGACCTGCGCGACCACGTAGCGCTGGAAAACGCGGCCCACGACCATGACCACGCGCAGTTCGTCCAGCTACTGGGCGAATTCCACATCAAGCTCGCGGCGGCGCTGAACAACCCGGTGCTGCTGGACTTCTTCCGCAAGCTGATCGAACGCGCCTCGCTCTACGCCACCACCCTGGACGACGACCAGCACGGCACCTGCCGCGAGAACGAACACCTGCGGCTGATCGAGTACATCGAGGCGGGCAACCAGGCGGCGGCCATCGAGCTGACCTGCATGCACCTCAACGGCATCGAGCAGGCCATCCTCAAGGCCGCGGGCAATCTGAAAGCGGACTACCACCCGCTCAAGCACCTGATCAGCAGTTGA
- the yjiA gene encoding GTPase, with translation MTDSASAPQIPVTVLTGFLGAGKTTLLKHILKAEHGLKIAVIENEFSETPIDGQLLGDDAVQVMTLSNGCVCCTINTDLERALYVLLERRDNGELDFDRLVIECTGLADPAPVAQTFFVDETLRERYLLDGIITLVDAANADRHLQEAIAQAQVGFGDRILVSKRDLVSPEQYDALLERLQRINRRAEIHAVEHGSIALERLLDVRGFNLNADIGLRPLLRPVRPAADTTDRITTLVLRSEKPLDIERLSEFMDDLLQWHGNSLLRYKGVLNIAGEERRLVFQGVLRLYGFDWDTEWRGDEKRESVIVFIGDNLPEDQIRQGFEAITGGPAA, from the coding sequence ATGACCGATTCCGCAAGCGCACCGCAGATTCCGGTAACCGTCCTCACCGGCTTTCTCGGAGCCGGCAAGACCACCCTCCTCAAGCACATCCTCAAGGCCGAGCACGGTCTGAAGATCGCCGTGATCGAGAACGAGTTCAGCGAGACGCCCATCGACGGTCAACTGCTGGGCGACGACGCGGTGCAGGTGATGACGCTGTCCAACGGCTGCGTCTGCTGCACCATCAACACCGACCTTGAGCGCGCCCTCTACGTCCTGCTGGAGCGCCGTGACAACGGCGAACTGGACTTCGACCGCCTGGTGATCGAGTGCACCGGCCTGGCCGATCCGGCACCGGTGGCGCAGACCTTCTTCGTCGACGAGACCCTGCGCGAGCGCTACCTGCTCGACGGCATCATCACCCTGGTGGACGCTGCCAACGCTGACCGCCATCTGCAGGAAGCCATCGCCCAGGCCCAGGTTGGCTTCGGTGACCGCATCCTGGTGAGCAAGCGCGACCTGGTTTCGCCCGAGCAGTACGACGCCCTGCTGGAGCGCCTGCAACGCATCAACCGCCGCGCTGAGATCCACGCGGTGGAGCATGGCTCCATCGCGCTGGAGCGGTTGCTCGACGTGCGTGGTTTCAACCTCAACGCAGACATCGGCCTGCGCCCGTTGCTGCGCCCCGTACGCCCGGCGGCGGACACCACCGACCGCATCACCACCCTCGTGCTGCGCAGCGAAAAACCGCTGGATATCGAGCGCCTCAGCGAATTCATGGACGATCTGCTGCAATGGCACGGCAACTCGCTGCTGCGTTACAAGGGCGTGCTGAACATTGCCGGCGAGGAGCGGCGCCTGGTGTTCCAGGGGGTTCTGCGGCTGTACGGCTTCGACTGGGATACCGAGTGGCGGGGTGACGAGAAGCGCGAAAGCGTGATCGTCTTCATCGGCGACAACCTGCCGGAAGACCAGATACGCCAAGGCTTTGAAGCCATCACGGGCGGTCCCGCCGCCTGA
- a CDS encoding YbdD/YjiX family protein, producing the protein MFNDLSRMGKYLGQAARMLVGMPDYDTYVQHMQNKHPDKTPMTYEEFFRERQEARYGGGKGRPIRCC; encoded by the coding sequence ATGTTCAACGACCTCAGCCGCATGGGTAAGTACCTCGGGCAGGCCGCTCGCATGCTGGTCGGCATGCCCGATTACGACACCTACGTTCAGCACATGCAGAACAAGCACCCGGACAAGACTCCGATGACCTACGAGGAATTCTTCCGTGAGCGCCAGGAGGCGCGCTACGGTGGCGGCAAGGGACGCCCCATCCGCTGCTGCTGA
- a CDS encoding carbon starvation CstA family protein encodes MNNNNNLLRHLAWLVVAIVGAFALGVVALRRGEAINALWIVVAAVAIYLVAYRYYSLFIATKVMQLDPNRATPAVLNNDGLDYVPTNKHILFGHHFAAIAGAGPLVGPVLAAQMGYLPGTLWLIAGVVLAGAVQDFMVLFISSRRNGRSLGELVREEMGQVAGTIALFGAFLIMIIILAVLALIVVKALAESPWGMFTVMATIPIAILMGVYMRYIRPGRIGEISVVGVALLLGSIWLGGQVAASPEWAPVFTFHGVQIVWMLIAYGAIASVLPVWLLLAPRDYLSTFLKIGTIVALAIGILIVSPELKMPALTQFTDGTGPVWKGGLFPFLFITIACGAVSGFHALISSGTTPKLLNREPDARYIGYGGMLMESFVAIMAMVAASVIEPGIYFAMNSPPAVVGTDVNAVAATVSSWGFVISPEVLTQTAKDIGETTILARAGGAPTLAVGIAHILHQVLPGENTMAFWYHFAILFEALFILTAVDAGTRAGRFMLQDLLGNFVPALKKTDSWGANIVGTGGCVALWGWLLYQGVVDPLGGINTLWPLFGISNQMLAGIALMLATVVLIKMKRQQYVWVTALPAAWLLICTTTAGLIKIFDSNPAVGFIALGKKYSAGLDAGQIIAPAKDIGQMQHVMMNAYINAGLTVLFLLVVFSVLVYAIKVGASAWSKKERTDNEAPFQPIPDA; translated from the coding sequence ATGAACAATAACAACAACCTGCTGCGTCACCTCGCATGGCTGGTGGTGGCGATAGTCGGTGCCTTTGCATTAGGAGTCGTGGCGCTTCGCCGCGGCGAAGCCATCAATGCGCTGTGGATCGTCGTCGCAGCCGTTGCCATCTACCTGGTTGCGTACCGCTATTACAGTCTGTTCATCGCCACCAAGGTGATGCAGCTCGACCCCAATCGAGCGACCCCCGCGGTCCTCAATAACGATGGCCTGGACTACGTCCCGACCAACAAGCACATCCTTTTCGGTCACCACTTCGCCGCCATCGCTGGCGCCGGCCCGCTGGTCGGTCCCGTGCTCGCGGCGCAGATGGGCTACCTGCCCGGCACGCTCTGGCTGATCGCCGGTGTGGTGCTGGCTGGCGCCGTCCAGGACTTCATGGTCCTGTTCATTTCCAGCCGGCGCAACGGTCGCTCGCTGGGTGAGCTGGTACGCGAGGAAATGGGGCAGGTGGCGGGGACCATCGCTCTGTTCGGCGCATTCCTGATCATGATCATCATCCTCGCGGTACTCGCCCTGATCGTGGTGAAGGCCTTGGCCGAGAGCCCGTGGGGCATGTTCACCGTGATGGCGACCATCCCGATCGCGATTCTCATGGGTGTGTACATGCGCTACATCCGCCCAGGCCGTATTGGCGAGATTTCCGTGGTTGGCGTGGCCCTGCTGCTGGGTTCGATCTGGCTGGGCGGGCAAGTCGCCGCCAGTCCGGAATGGGCTCCGGTGTTCACCTTCCACGGCGTGCAGATCGTCTGGATGCTGATCGCCTACGGTGCCATCGCCTCGGTGCTGCCGGTATGGCTGCTGCTGGCGCCGCGGGACTATCTGTCGACCTTCCTCAAGATCGGCACCATCGTCGCCCTGGCCATCGGCATCCTGATCGTCTCGCCGGAGCTGAAGATGCCTGCCCTGACCCAGTTCACCGACGGCACCGGCCCGGTGTGGAAGGGCGGCCTGTTCCCGTTCCTGTTCATCACCATCGCCTGTGGTGCCGTTTCCGGCTTCCACGCGCTGATCTCCTCGGGCACCACGCCCAAGCTGCTCAACCGTGAACCCGATGCACGCTACATCGGCTACGGCGGCATGCTGATGGAGTCCTTCGTGGCCATCATGGCAATGGTCGCTGCCTCGGTGATCGAGCCGGGCATCTACTTCGCCATGAACAGCCCGCCGGCTGTGGTCGGTACCGACGTCAACGCGGTAGCCGCCACTGTCAGCAGCTGGGGCTTCGTGATTTCTCCGGAGGTGCTGACCCAGACCGCCAAGGATATCGGCGAAACCACCATCCTCGCCCGTGCCGGTGGCGCGCCGACGCTTGCCGTGGGCATTGCGCACATCCTTCACCAGGTGCTGCCGGGTGAGAACACGATGGCCTTCTGGTACCACTTCGCGATTCTCTTCGAGGCGCTGTTCATCCTCACCGCGGTGGATGCCGGCACCCGTGCCGGTCGCTTCATGCTGCAGGACCTGCTGGGCAACTTCGTGCCGGCCCTGAAGAAAACCGACTCCTGGGGCGCCAACATCGTCGGTACCGGCGGCTGCGTGGCCCTGTGGGGCTGGCTGCTGTACCAGGGCGTGGTGGACCCGCTGGGCGGCATCAATACCTTGTGGCCGCTGTTCGGCATCTCCAACCAGATGCTTGCCGGTATCGCGTTGATGCTCGCTACCGTCGTGCTGATCAAGATGAAGCGCCAGCAGTACGTCTGGGTGACCGCGCTGCCGGCTGCCTGGCTGCTGATCTGCACCACTACAGCCGGCCTGATCAAGATCTTCGACAGCAACCCGGCGGTCGGCTTCATCGCCCTCGGCAAGAAGTACTCGGCGGGCCTGGATGCCGGGCAGATCATCGCCCCGGCCAAGGACATCGGCCAGATGCAGCACGTGATGATGAACGCCTACATCAATGCCGGCCTCACCGTGCTGTTCCTGCTGGTGGTGTTCAGCGTGCTGGTGTACGCCATCAAGGTAGGCGCCAGCGCCTGGAGCAAGAAGGAGCGCACCGACAATGAGGCTCCGTTCCAGCCGATCCCGGACGCCTGA
- a CDS encoding DUF3015 domain-containing protein codes for MDKKLLSKGLIFGVLSAASLLAQADEAGQSGKGCGWGNMAFEGQRGLFPHLLATTTNGTSGNATFGLTSGTNGCDANQRITYGGRSIFAMNGMLDNIAEDMAKGHGEALDAYAVLLGVPTKDRAHFAQVTQQHYGEIFAAQNTTGEQVLNNTLEVMSRDQVLSRYAKQPV; via the coding sequence ATGGACAAGAAACTCCTGAGCAAGGGGCTGATCTTTGGTGTTTTGAGCGCTGCCAGCCTGTTGGCGCAAGCTGACGAGGCAGGGCAGAGCGGCAAGGGTTGCGGGTGGGGCAACATGGCATTCGAAGGTCAGCGTGGCCTGTTCCCGCACCTGTTGGCCACTACCACCAACGGCACTTCCGGCAACGCCACCTTCGGCCTTACCTCCGGTACCAACGGTTGTGACGCCAACCAGCGCATCACCTATGGCGGTCGCTCGATCTTCGCCATGAATGGCATGCTCGACAACATCGCCGAAGACATGGCCAAGGGGCATGGCGAGGCGCTGGATGCCTATGCTGTCCTGCTGGGCGTTCCGACCAAGGATCGCGCGCACTTCGCCCAGGTGACTCAACAGCACTACGGAGAAATCTTCGCTGCCCAGAACACCACGGGCGAACAAGTGCTGAACAACACCCTGGAAGTCATGAGCCGCGACCAGGTTCTTTCGCGCTACGCCAAGCAGCCGGTCTGA
- a CDS encoding PilZ domain-containing protein: MSDDHAERRRFQRIAFDAGTEISQGDRRWKVALLDLSLQGLLVERPEHWDVVAGEPLQVRIYLGFDANVYMEADLAWEREGLLGFTCRHIDLDSISHLRRLVELNLGDETLLERELTLLGEH, from the coding sequence ATGAGCGACGATCATGCCGAGCGGCGGCGCTTTCAACGCATCGCCTTCGATGCAGGGACAGAAATCAGCCAGGGCGACCGGCGCTGGAAGGTCGCCCTGCTGGACCTGTCATTGCAGGGGCTGCTGGTCGAGCGCCCCGAACACTGGGATGTGGTAGCCGGCGAGCCGCTTCAGGTACGCATCTACCTGGGCTTCGATGCCAACGTGTACATGGAAGCGGACCTGGCGTGGGAGCGCGAGGGGCTGCTGGGCTTCACCTGCCGGCATATTGACCTCGACTCGATCAGCCACCTGCGCCGCCTGGTGGAGCTCAACCTCGGCGACGAAACCCTGCTGGAACGCGAGCTGACGCTGCTGGGCGAGCATTGA
- the radA gene encoding DNA repair protein RadA, whose protein sequence is MAKAKRMYGCTECGATYPKWAGQCPDCGAWNTLVETVVDATPTGGSGSSSGRGGWAGQQANIKTLAEVSVEEMPRFSTASAELDRVLGGGLVDGSVVLIGGDPGIGKSTILLQTLCNIATRLPALYVTGEESQQQVAMRARRLGLPEDKLKVMTETCIESIIATARQERPKVMVIDSIQTIFTEQLQSAPGGVAQVRESAALLVRFAKQSGTSIFLVGHVTKEGALAGPRVLEHMVDTVLYFEGESDGRLRLLRAVKNRFGAVNELGVFAMTDRGLKEVSNPSAIFLTRAQESVPGSVVMATWEGSRPMLVEVQALVDTSHLANPRRVTLGLDQNRLAMLLAVLHRHGGIPTYDQDVFLNVVGGVKVLETASDLALMAAVMSSLRNRPLDHQLLVFGEVGLSGEVRPVPSGQERLKEAAKHGFKRAIVPKGNAPKESPPGLQVIAVTRLEQALDALFE, encoded by the coding sequence ATGGCCAAGGCCAAGCGCATGTACGGCTGCACCGAGTGCGGCGCCACCTATCCGAAATGGGCTGGCCAGTGCCCTGATTGCGGCGCCTGGAACACCCTGGTCGAGACCGTCGTCGACGCCACGCCCACCGGCGGCTCCGGCAGCAGTTCCGGGCGCGGCGGCTGGGCCGGGCAGCAGGCCAACATCAAGACCCTTGCCGAAGTCAGCGTCGAAGAGATGCCTCGTTTCTCCACCGCCTCGGCGGAACTGGACCGCGTGCTCGGCGGCGGGCTGGTCGATGGTTCGGTGGTGCTGATCGGCGGCGACCCAGGTATCGGCAAGTCCACCATCCTCCTGCAAACCCTCTGCAACATCGCCACGCGCCTGCCGGCGCTCTACGTCACCGGCGAAGAGTCCCAGCAGCAGGTCGCCATGCGCGCCCGCCGCTTGGGCCTGCCGGAAGACAAGCTCAAGGTGATGACCGAGACCTGCATCGAAAGCATCATCGCCACGGCGCGCCAGGAGCGGCCGAAAGTGATGGTGATCGACTCGATCCAGACCATCTTCACCGAACAACTGCAATCGGCCCCGGGCGGTGTCGCCCAGGTGCGCGAGAGCGCAGCACTGCTGGTGCGCTTCGCCAAGCAGAGCGGTACCTCGATCTTCCTGGTTGGTCACGTCACCAAGGAGGGCGCGCTCGCCGGCCCGCGCGTGCTGGAGCACATGGTCGACACCGTGCTGTATTTCGAGGGCGAGTCCGATGGCCGCCTGCGCCTCTTGCGCGCGGTGAAGAACCGCTTCGGCGCGGTCAACGAGCTGGGTGTGTTCGCCATGACCGACCGCGGATTGAAGGAGGTCTCCAACCCATCGGCGATCTTCCTCACCCGCGCCCAGGAGTCGGTGCCCGGCAGCGTGGTGATGGCCACCTGGGAAGGCTCGCGGCCGATGCTGGTGGAGGTGCAGGCGCTGGTGGACACCAGCCACCTGGCCAACCCTCGCCGCGTCACCCTGGGCCTGGACCAGAACCGCCTGGCGATGCTGCTGGCGGTGCTGCACCGCCACGGCGGCATCCCCACCTACGACCAGGACGTGTTCCTCAACGTGGTGGGGGGAGTGAAGGTGCTGGAGACGGCGTCGGACCTGGCCTTGATGGCGGCGGTGATGTCCAGTCTGCGCAACCGGCCGCTGGATCACCAGTTGCTGGTGTTCGGCGAGGTGGGTTTGTCCGGCGAGGTGCGTCCGGTACCCAGTGGCCAGGAGCGTCTCAAGGAGGCTGCCAAGCATGGCTTCAAGCGCGCCATCGTGCCCAAGGGCAATGCGCCGAAGGAATCGCCGCCTGGCTTGCAGGTCATCGCCGTGACGCGCCTGGAGCAGGCGCTCGACGCGCTGTTCGAGTAA
- a CDS encoding YdcH family protein produces the protein MPLEHHPLVREFPDQKALMTRLHGNDAHFTRLAASYEELDRKIYDIEDGREAMDDLSLNSLKLQRVTLKDEIADLLRRSS, from the coding sequence ATGCCGCTCGAGCACCATCCGCTAGTCCGCGAGTTTCCCGACCAGAAGGCTCTGATGACCCGGTTGCATGGGAACGACGCCCATTTCACCAGGCTGGCCGCCAGCTACGAGGAACTGGACCGCAAGATCTACGACATCGAGGACGGCCGTGAGGCGATGGACGACCTCTCTCTCAACTCCCTCAAGCTGCAGCGCGTGACGTTGAAGGACGAGATCGCCGACCTGCTCAGGCGATCCTCCTGA
- the mscL gene encoding large-conductance mechanosensitive channel protein MscL: MSLLSEFKAFAVKGNVVDMAVGIIIGAAFGKIVSSFVGDVIMPPIGLLIGGVDFSDLAITLKAAEGTTPAVVLAYGKFIQTCLDFLIVAFAIFMGVKAINRFKREEEAAPAAPTKDQELLSEIRDLLKEQRNRAP, encoded by the coding sequence ATGAGTCTGTTAAGCGAATTCAAGGCCTTCGCCGTCAAGGGCAACGTGGTCGACATGGCCGTCGGTATCATCATCGGCGCCGCATTCGGCAAGATCGTCTCGTCCTTCGTCGGCGACGTGATCATGCCGCCCATCGGCCTGCTGATCGGAGGGGTGGATTTCTCCGACCTGGCGATCACCCTCAAGGCCGCCGAAGGCACCACACCCGCGGTGGTGTTGGCCTACGGCAAATTCATCCAGACCTGCCTGGACTTCCTGATCGTGGCCTTCGCCATCTTCATGGGCGTGAAGGCGATCAACCGCTTCAAGCGCGAAGAAGAAGCCGCGCCAGCCGCACCGACCAAGGACCAGGAACTGCTGAGCGAAATCCGCGACCTGCTCAAGGAGCAGCGTAACCGCGCTCCCTGA
- a CDS encoding TerC family protein: MEWLMDPTAWLGLLTLILLELVLGIDNLVFIAILADKLPPHLRDRARLIGLSLALLMRLGLLASISWLVTLTAPLIEVFGKTFSGRDLIMLFGGLFLLFKATLELHERLEGRVHQAGGKRVYAAFWPVVAQIVVLDAVFSLDAVITAVGMVDQLEVMMIAVIFSIGLMMVASKPLTRFVNEHPTVIMLCLGFLLMIGFSLTAEGLGFHIPKGYLYAAIGFSLLIEMANQLVRWRRQKSLRGQRGLRQRTAHAVLRLMGGKVEADEVGDEIADMVGPDDGGDAPFHRRERVMISGVLGLAERPVKAVMIDRQRVHRVDVADSPENIRRALLESPYSRLLVIRDGNIDEPLGFVHKKELFADLLQGRELDILPLLREPLSLPDSSTVLSALEQMREASTHLAFVVNEFGGFEGMLSLTDVLEAIAGELPDASEVSGTDIEADSRGYRVDGAVTLAALAERVGFHARPTAEYQTLGGLALKHLGRLPAKGDTLELGGWHLEVLDVSERRIGHLLLIPPA, from the coding sequence ATGGAATGGCTGATGGACCCCACGGCCTGGCTCGGCCTGCTCACCCTGATCCTGCTGGAGCTGGTGCTGGGCATCGACAACCTCGTCTTCATTGCGATCCTCGCGGACAAGCTGCCGCCGCACCTGCGTGATCGCGCGCGGCTGATCGGCCTGTCGCTGGCGCTGTTGATGCGCCTGGGCCTGCTGGCCAGCATCTCGTGGCTGGTGACGCTGACCGCGCCGCTGATCGAAGTGTTCGGCAAGACCTTCTCCGGACGCGACCTGATCATGCTGTTCGGTGGTCTGTTCCTGTTGTTCAAGGCGACCCTCGAACTGCACGAGCGCCTGGAGGGCCGCGTGCATCAGGCCGGGGGCAAGCGCGTGTACGCGGCCTTCTGGCCGGTGGTGGCACAGATCGTGGTGCTTGACGCGGTGTTCTCCCTCGATGCGGTGATCACGGCTGTGGGCATGGTCGACCAGTTGGAAGTGATGATGATCGCGGTCATCTTCTCCATCGGTCTGATGATGGTCGCCAGCAAGCCGCTGACGCGTTTCGTCAATGAACACCCGACGGTGATCATGCTGTGCCTGGGCTTCCTGCTGATGATCGGTTTCAGCCTGACCGCCGAGGGGCTGGGCTTCCATATTCCGAAAGGCTATCTGTACGCCGCCATCGGCTTCAGCCTGCTGATCGAGATGGCCAACCAACTGGTACGCTGGCGCCGCCAGAAGAGCCTGCGCGGCCAGCGTGGCCTGCGCCAGCGGACCGCCCATGCGGTGCTGCGCCTGATGGGTGGCAAGGTCGAGGCCGATGAAGTCGGTGATGAAATCGCCGACATGGTGGGCCCGGACGATGGCGGCGATGCGCCGTTCCACCGTCGCGAGCGAGTGATGATCAGCGGTGTGCTGGGCCTGGCCGAGCGCCCGGTGAAGGCGGTGATGATCGACCGCCAGCGCGTGCACCGCGTGGACGTGGCCGACAGCCCGGAGAACATTCGCCGTGCGCTGCTGGAGTCGCCGTACTCGCGCCTGCTGGTGATCCGTGACGGCAATATCGACGAGCCGCTGGGCTTCGTGCACAAGAAGGAGCTGTTCGCCGATCTGCTGCAAGGCCGCGAGCTGGACATCCTGCCGCTGCTGCGCGAGCCGCTGAGCCTGCCGGACAGCAGCACGGTGCTGAGCGCGCTGGAGCAGATGCGCGAGGCGTCGACTCACCTGGCCTTCGTGGTCAACGAGTTCGGCGGCTTCGAAGGCATGCTCAGCCTGACCGACGTGCTGGAGGCCATCGCCGGCGAACTGCCGGACGCCAGCGAGGTGTCCGGTACGGATATCGAAGCGGATTCGCGCGGCTATCGCGTGGACGGTGCGGTAACGCTGGCAGCGTTGGCCGAGCGGGTGGGCTTCCATGCCCGCCCGACCGCGGAGTATCAGACCCTGGGTGGCCTGGCGCTGAAGCACCTTGGCCGCTTGCCGGCCAAGGGCGATACGCTGGAGCTGGGCGGCTGGCACCTTGAGGTGCTCGATGTCAGCGAGCGCCGGATCGGCCACCTGCTGCTCATACCGCCGGCCTGA
- a CDS encoding ferredoxin--NADP reductase, producing the protein MTASEEKFTRQTLLEVQTLTPSLFTLRTTRDSGYRFRAGQFARLGAYKPGGSIVWRAYSMVSAPHDDFLEFFSIVVPGGEFTSELSRLRVGDQLLVDRQSFGFLTLDRFPDGRDLWMLATGTGLAPFLSILQDFEVWERFETIKLVYSAREEKELAYRDLIASLGGMEHLAEYFHKLQFIPVVTREQIPGCLNARITTLIENGELERAAGLELTPEHSRVMLCGNPQMIEDTRAVLKARGMSLALTRKPGQIAVENYW; encoded by the coding sequence ATGACCGCCAGCGAAGAGAAGTTCACCCGCCAGACCCTGCTGGAAGTGCAGACTCTGACGCCCAGCCTGTTCACCCTGCGCACTACCCGCGACAGCGGCTACCGCTTCCGTGCCGGGCAGTTCGCCCGCCTGGGCGCGTACAAGCCCGGCGGCAGCATCGTCTGGCGCGCCTACTCGATGGTGTCGGCGCCCCACGACGATTTTCTCGAATTCTTCTCCATCGTCGTTCCGGGCGGGGAGTTCACCAGCGAGCTCAGCCGGCTGCGAGTCGGCGACCAGTTGCTGGTGGACCGCCAATCCTTCGGTTTCCTGACCCTCGACCGCTTCCCCGATGGCCGCGATCTCTGGATGCTCGCCACCGGCACCGGCCTCGCCCCGTTCCTGTCGATCCTGCAGGACTTCGAAGTGTGGGAGCGCTTCGAGACCATCAAGCTGGTCTACAGCGCCCGTGAGGAAAAGGAGCTCGCCTATCGCGACCTGATCGCCAGCCTCGGCGGGATGGAGCACCTGGCAGAGTACTTCCACAAGCTGCAGTTCATTCCGGTGGTCACCCGCGAGCAGATCCCCGGCTGCCTGAATGCGCGGATCACCACGCTGATCGAGAACGGCGAGCTGGAGCGCGCTGCCGGGCTGGAGCTCACGCCGGAACATTCGCGGGTGATGCTCTGCGGCAATCCGCAGATGATCGAAGACACGCGGGCGGTACTCAAGGCACGTGGCATGAGCCTGGCGCTGACGCGCAAGCCCGGCCAGATCGCGGTGGAGAACTATTGGTAA